A window of the Kosakonia radicincitans DSM 16656 genome harbors these coding sequences:
- the tssG gene encoding type VI secretion system baseplate subunit TssG codes for MALIPLISKFNFYQQIRLLLRMLRDGEKTDETLLDEALHLTSTLSLNAPEGDVESLSQAAPGEPLTVTAFHHGLTGAMGALPSVYTEWLIERQYRYSDGSAKAFFDLFGHRLYCLDYLAWQKNHLYALAESTGSSPLNMAILALTGLTNEAPFPAMVNHAALFAAPVRSMVNLERWLSQLFAVPAQVIPFTGGWRSVSDEERCQLGNPQHRLETAPMLGAARREVHAHFDVLLGPMSAESSRRFIPQGAAWQDLWARIRDYVGPVMDFSVSLLISRSSPGSSPLGMRALGVDFCLGSSAGTYLHKVQKPAPAF; via the coding sequence ATGGCTTTGATCCCGCTTATCAGCAAATTCAATTTTTATCAGCAAATTCGCCTGTTGCTTCGCATGCTGCGGGATGGCGAAAAAACCGATGAAACATTACTGGATGAAGCGCTGCATCTGACATCAACCCTTTCGCTTAATGCGCCAGAGGGTGACGTGGAGTCGCTATCCCAGGCAGCGCCCGGTGAGCCGCTTACGGTGACGGCGTTTCACCACGGTCTGACCGGTGCAATGGGCGCGCTGCCTTCGGTGTATACCGAGTGGCTGATTGAGCGCCAGTACCGTTACAGCGACGGCAGCGCCAAAGCATTTTTCGATCTCTTTGGCCACCGGCTCTACTGCCTGGATTATCTCGCCTGGCAAAAAAACCATTTATACGCGCTCGCTGAATCTACAGGTTCCTCGCCGCTCAACATGGCCATCCTCGCGCTTACCGGCCTGACGAATGAAGCGCCCTTCCCGGCGATGGTGAACCACGCCGCGTTATTTGCCGCCCCCGTGCGTTCAATGGTCAACCTGGAGCGCTGGCTGAGTCAGCTGTTTGCTGTCCCGGCACAGGTGATCCCGTTTACCGGCGGCTGGCGCAGCGTGAGCGATGAGGAGCGCTGCCAGCTCGGCAATCCTCAACACAGGCTGGAAACCGCGCCAATGCTGGGTGCCGCACGTCGGGAGGTGCATGCGCATTTTGATGTCTTGCTCGGCCCGATGTCTGCGGAGTCTTCCCGCCGTTTTATTCCGCAGGGCGCAGCCTGGCAGGATCTCTGGGCGCGTATCCGCGATTACGTCGGCCCGGTAATGGACTTCTCCGTTTCCTTACTGATCAGCCGTTCCTCTCCCGGTTCCAGCCCGCTGGGAATGCGCGCTTTAGGGGTGGATTTTTGTCTTGGCAGCAGCGCGGGGACGTATCTGCATAAAGTGCAGAAGCCTGCCCCGGCCTTTTAA
- the tssF gene encoding type VI secretion system baseplate subunit TssF, with protein sequence MNSLLSYYQKELNFLKKHGRVFAERFPKIARRLGMIEGESADPHVSRLIESFALLTSRIHQRLDEDMPEVVEALIASLAPQFLRPLPSTCIVMMEPDPARSGISGKNILAPGTALFTRNTAPLPCQFQTIYPVTLLPLSIETASLHFDSDILNWKLRLQFRVWPGGAIGAEKIRLYLHGQDNAVNLLYTVLCSELQSLGLSQGDNSIALSATAISPVGFEVEDALLTRDPSIAPIHILLLDYFYFPQKFSFIDLQLPEGFTASGNESFEIQAVIRRNRLTKKLEKMADIVDASFFRLFCSPAVNLFTQRAEPLTLNDATVEHPVIPDNRYPGLISVWSIDTVTVQRKTEGRIDHWPVRSLLESHLHMDKTDNAGLRWQSTHREVHGPRGVEPTCFITFSKSQPGAASPDAEVVTITMRCSNHTLPHQLSYGHPDGDFDADAAVAALKTIALTHPTRPLNPPEKSAQHWRFLAQLSLNHQLLTGERGAQQLAEMLSLYNRDVQPGKTPLFMLIQSLECQPVTRRLVKNDPHSLARGINVLLTFRHQALNEPDYYLFCALLDRLLALYAPVNSFIRLATCIEQEAETLHQWPVRAGRLSWL encoded by the coding sequence ATGAATAGTTTACTTTCTTATTATCAGAAAGAACTGAACTTCTTAAAAAAACATGGCCGAGTTTTCGCTGAACGCTTTCCGAAAATAGCTCGTCGGCTTGGCATGATCGAGGGGGAATCCGCCGATCCGCATGTCAGCCGATTGATTGAATCTTTTGCCTTATTAACGTCGCGCATTCATCAGCGGCTGGATGAAGATATGCCAGAAGTGGTCGAGGCGCTCATTGCTTCGCTGGCTCCCCAGTTCCTGCGTCCGCTGCCCTCAACCTGCATTGTTATGATGGAACCCGATCCCGCGCGCAGTGGCATCAGCGGCAAAAATATTCTTGCGCCGGGAACCGCGCTGTTTACTCGCAACACTGCCCCGCTGCCCTGCCAGTTTCAAACCATCTACCCGGTAACGCTACTGCCGCTCAGCATCGAGACGGCAAGTCTGCATTTTGACAGCGATATCCTGAACTGGAAGTTACGCTTGCAGTTTCGCGTCTGGCCGGGCGGCGCGATCGGTGCCGAAAAGATCCGCCTCTATCTGCACGGCCAGGACAATGCGGTCAACCTGCTTTATACGGTGCTTTGTTCTGAGCTTCAGAGTCTTGGCCTGTCGCAGGGGGATAACAGCATAGCGCTGTCCGCCACGGCGATCTCCCCCGTGGGTTTTGAGGTGGAAGATGCCCTGCTTACGCGCGATCCCAGCATTGCGCCGATCCATATCCTGTTGCTGGATTACTTCTATTTTCCGCAGAAATTCTCTTTTATTGACCTGCAATTGCCGGAAGGTTTTACCGCCAGCGGTAATGAAAGTTTTGAAATTCAGGCCGTTATCAGGCGCAACCGCTTGACGAAAAAACTGGAAAAAATGGCGGATATTGTCGATGCCAGTTTTTTCCGCCTGTTCTGTTCTCCCGCCGTTAATTTGTTTACGCAGCGTGCAGAGCCACTCACGCTCAACGACGCCACCGTCGAGCATCCGGTCATTCCGGACAACCGCTATCCGGGGCTGATTAGCGTCTGGTCAATCGATACCGTTACCGTGCAGCGTAAAACCGAAGGGCGCATTGATCACTGGCCGGTACGTTCACTGCTTGAAAGCCACCTGCACATGGACAAGACGGACAACGCCGGGCTGCGCTGGCAGAGCACTCACCGGGAAGTGCATGGCCCACGCGGCGTGGAGCCAACCTGTTTTATTACTTTCAGTAAAAGCCAGCCTGGTGCGGCTTCGCCGGATGCCGAGGTGGTGACCATTACCATGCGCTGTAGCAACCATACGTTGCCGCATCAGTTGTCGTATGGTCATCCTGACGGTGATTTTGATGCCGACGCCGCAGTTGCCGCGCTGAAGACGATTGCGCTGACCCATCCGACACGCCCGCTTAATCCCCCGGAAAAGAGCGCGCAACACTGGCGCTTTCTGGCACAACTCTCTCTCAATCATCAGTTGCTGACCGGCGAACGCGGCGCACAACAGCTGGCAGAGATGCTGTCGCTGTATAACCGCGACGTGCAGCCGGGGAAAACACCGTTATTCATGTTGATACAGTCGCTGGAGTGCCAGCCGGTTACTCGTCGGCTGGTAAAAAACGATCCGCACTCGCTGGCACGCGGCATCAATGTGCTGCTGACGTTTCGCCATCAGGCGCTGAATGAACCTGATTATTACCTGTTCTGCGCCCTGCTGGATCGCCTGCTGGCGCTGTATGCCCCGGTCAACAGTTTTATCCGGCTCGCCACCTGTATTGAGCAGGAAGCAGAAACGCTGCACCAGTGGCCGGTGCGCGCCGGGAGGCTGTCATGGCTTTGA
- a CDS encoding GPW/gp25 family protein has product MMIYSLLLTLSDNHPLREEDDYQCEALSHHQLLAELNMCLSSRTRYPGIEEIPLINTSVLNFGIDESFQKTNELTPRRNIMEQRLQTTIARYEPRLTQVSIISTQVNPEHIKFELQANYLNKPLTIRLIWNDDTGVFYFDE; this is encoded by the coding sequence ATGATGATATATTCATTACTCTTAACGCTCAGTGATAATCACCCTCTTCGTGAAGAAGATGATTATCAGTGCGAAGCGCTTTCGCATCACCAATTACTGGCAGAGTTAAACATGTGTTTAAGCTCCCGCACGCGCTATCCCGGTATTGAGGAGATTCCTCTTATTAATACTTCGGTATTGAATTTTGGTATCGATGAGTCATTCCAGAAAACTAACGAACTGACTCCCCGGCGTAATATTATGGAACAGCGGCTGCAAACCACCATTGCCCGTTACGAGCCACGCCTGACGCAGGTTTCCATCATCAGCACCCAGGTCAACCCGGAACATATTAAATTCGAATTACAGGCAAATTATTTAAATAAGCCGTTAACCATCAGGCTTATCTGGAATGACGATACGGGAGTATTTTATTTCGATGAATAG
- the tssC gene encoding type VI secretion system contractile sheath large subunit codes for MDSELAVGTVAETSFSDDFLNQVIDNTKAIRRESDRDRMKTQLNNFLAEVTAGTVIVSSDLIGSIEQRISAIDELLSSQVSLIIHAPEFQKKESSWRGLHKLVQTSVTENTQVRVLQCTKQELIKDFKSASDFDQSMLFKCVYESEYGTFGGTPFSSFIGDFEFDNTPQDINLLEQISHVAAAAHAPFLSAIAPGMLSMQDFSELPRPRDMAKLFETTDYARWRSFRQNDDSRYIGLTLPRVLGRMPYGSKTIPAETFCFEEQINENESGSDYLWMNSAWELAGKIVESFEEYGWCASIRGVEGGGLVQSLPAYNYTSISGERTMQCPTQVAISDRREKELSDLGFIPLVHCKGTDYAAFFAVQSANKPRLYNSDQANANARLSSQLPYILATSRFAHYLKSIVRDKVGSFMSRSECEEYLQKWIMQYVVASDNAGPETKARYPLREAQIDVVEVPGFPGTYRAIAWLKPHFQLEGLSMSLRLVADLPSAAGA; via the coding sequence ATGGATAGTGAACTGGCTGTAGGCACTGTTGCTGAAACATCATTCAGTGATGATTTTCTCAATCAGGTAATCGATAATACAAAAGCAATTCGTCGTGAATCAGATCGCGACCGGATGAAAACACAGCTTAATAATTTTCTCGCTGAAGTAACGGCAGGAACAGTAATTGTCTCAAGCGATCTGATTGGCAGTATCGAACAGCGTATTTCAGCCATTGATGAACTGCTTTCCAGTCAGGTAAGTTTAATTATTCATGCCCCTGAATTTCAGAAAAAAGAGTCTTCATGGCGCGGCCTGCATAAACTGGTGCAGACCAGCGTAACGGAAAATACGCAAGTCCGGGTTCTGCAATGTACTAAACAAGAATTGATAAAAGATTTTAAATCGGCCAGCGATTTCGATCAGTCAATGTTGTTTAAATGCGTCTATGAAAGCGAATACGGTACTTTTGGCGGTACGCCATTTTCGTCCTTTATTGGCGATTTCGAATTTGATAACACGCCACAAGATATTAATTTGCTGGAACAGATTTCCCACGTCGCGGCAGCAGCCCACGCCCCTTTCCTGAGCGCTATTGCGCCGGGCATGCTGTCGATGCAGGATTTTTCCGAGCTGCCTCGCCCACGGGATATGGCGAAATTGTTTGAGACCACGGATTATGCGCGCTGGCGTTCATTCCGCCAGAACGATGATAGCCGTTATATTGGCCTCACCTTACCCCGCGTGCTGGGTCGCATGCCCTACGGCAGTAAAACCATCCCGGCGGAAACCTTTTGCTTCGAAGAACAGATCAATGAAAACGAAAGCGGCAGCGATTATCTGTGGATGAATTCCGCCTGGGAGCTGGCAGGCAAGATCGTTGAATCCTTTGAAGAGTATGGCTGGTGCGCCTCCATTCGCGGCGTCGAAGGGGGTGGACTGGTGCAATCATTGCCGGCGTATAACTACACCTCAATCAGCGGTGAAAGGACCATGCAATGCCCTACGCAGGTCGCTATTTCAGATCGCAGGGAAAAAGAGCTTTCCGATCTCGGTTTTATTCCGCTGGTGCATTGCAAAGGAACCGACTACGCGGCGTTTTTCGCCGTTCAGTCAGCCAACAAACCGCGTTTATATAACTCCGACCAGGCGAATGCGAATGCGCGCCTGTCGAGCCAGTTGCCCTATATTCTGGCCACGTCGCGGTTTGCTCATTATTTGAAATCCATCGTTCGCGATAAGGTCGGCAGCTTTATGTCGCGCAGCGAGTGCGAAGAGTATTTACAGAAGTGGATTATGCAATATGTCGTGGCCTCCGATAACGCAGGCCCGGAAACGAAAGCACGCTATCCCCTCCGCGAAGCCCAAATAGACGTTGTTGAAGTTCCTGGTTTCCCCGGGACTTATCGCGCAATTGCATGGTTAAAACCTCATTTTCAACTTGAGGGTTTGAGTATGTCTTTACGCCTTGTAGCCGATTTACCGTCTGCTGCCGGTGCGTAA
- the tssB gene encoding type VI secretion system contractile sheath small subunit encodes MSNTQHKLDKARPPRVQITYDVEIGDAQTAKELPLVLGVMGDFTNTETELRDRKFLHVDKDNFNEIMSSMKPVAEFLVDSALPDQEGKMAVSLTFQNMDDFSPDNIVQQVEPLRKLMELREQLSDLRNRAASNERLKTQLAEIAMQQNKQTEQTDNPAEE; translated from the coding sequence ATGAGCAACACTCAACACAAATTAGATAAAGCCCGTCCACCACGGGTACAAATAACCTATGATGTCGAGATTGGTGATGCCCAGACGGCAAAAGAATTACCTTTAGTTCTTGGCGTTATGGGCGATTTTACCAATACCGAAACTGAACTGCGCGATCGTAAATTCCTGCACGTTGATAAAGATAATTTCAATGAAATCATGTCATCGATGAAACCGGTCGCTGAATTTTTAGTCGATAGCGCATTACCCGATCAGGAAGGGAAAATGGCCGTATCATTAACCTTCCAGAATATGGATGACTTTTCGCCAGATAATATTGTTCAACAAGTAGAACCGCTGCGCAAATTGATGGAACTGCGTGAACAATTATCAGATTTACGCAATCGCGCCGCCAGTAATGAACGTTTAAAAACACAGCTGGCAGAAATAGCAATGCAGCAGAACAAACAAACAGAGCAGACAGATAACCCGGCAGAGGAATAA
- a CDS encoding MarR family transcriptional regulator: MTNTTETPIPKLHLALLIHLANQFKDQLISQYFSSTDITAAQFKVLISIYKGFNSPVEVSKNLLMDAGAMSRMLERMVKRDLIVRNTNPEDKRQVILALTEKGQQICERFQNEALASILRSLTCRLTAEESRLLVDLLIKMLPDEATRPHR; encoded by the coding sequence ATGACGAACACGACAGAGACCCCCATTCCCAAACTGCATCTTGCTTTACTGATTCATCTGGCGAACCAGTTTAAAGACCAGCTCATTAGTCAGTATTTTTCGTCGACAGATATCACTGCCGCTCAGTTCAAGGTGCTGATCAGTATCTACAAAGGTTTTAACAGCCCGGTTGAAGTGAGCAAAAACTTGCTGATGGATGCCGGGGCAATGAGCCGCATGCTGGAACGAATGGTGAAACGCGATCTGATCGTGCGCAACACTAATCCGGAGGATAAACGCCAGGTGATCCTGGCCCTGACCGAAAAAGGGCAGCAGATCTGCGAACGTTTCCAGAATGAGGCGCTGGCTTCGATTCTCCGTTCGCTGACCTGCCGCCTGACAGCCGAAGAGTCCCGGTTGCTGGTCGATTTACTGATAAAAATGTTGCCGGACGAGGCAACTCGCCCACATCGCTAA
- a CDS encoding efflux RND transporter periplasmic adaptor subunit, which translates to MQTSSAQAERAPGKRKRNFAILFLILLAIAAGCLAWYFLYARYYETTDDAYVNANLVTLTPQIAGTVTQVAVDEGDYVEKGQPLVLLDPSDTEIALQQAEANLASTVRQVRGLYSTADNYRAQVEAKQVALQTAQNDYARRQKIFASGAIAAEDLAHYRDAVTTAKSDLAAAQQALTTNLAMVDDTVVDSHPEIKSAVATLRQRYLDNARSTIVAPVSGFVAKRAVQLGMRVDSGTTLMSIVPLDQVWVDANFKESQMETMRLGQKVTLTADLYGDNVEYHGVIESLGIGTGSAFSLLPAQNASGNWIKIVQRLPVRITLDPHDMQKHPLRVGLSMFARVDIRDTDGHLLPQQTVAVPRFTTDVYQNALQNADQLVAKILHDNSQAVASSAR; encoded by the coding sequence ATGCAAACTTCATCTGCACAAGCCGAACGCGCGCCGGGCAAACGTAAGCGCAACTTCGCTATTCTGTTTCTCATTCTGCTGGCGATCGCCGCAGGATGTCTGGCCTGGTACTTTTTGTATGCCCGCTATTACGAAACGACCGACGATGCCTACGTCAACGCCAACCTGGTGACGCTGACGCCACAAATCGCCGGTACCGTCACGCAAGTTGCCGTTGATGAAGGCGATTACGTAGAAAAAGGGCAACCATTGGTGCTGCTCGATCCGAGCGATACGGAAATCGCCCTGCAACAGGCGGAAGCCAACCTTGCCAGCACCGTGCGTCAGGTGCGCGGGCTTTACAGCACCGCCGATAACTATCGCGCACAGGTCGAAGCGAAACAGGTGGCGCTGCAAACCGCGCAAAATGACTATGCGCGTCGGCAAAAGATCTTCGCCAGCGGAGCGATTGCCGCTGAAGATCTGGCGCATTATCGCGATGCGGTGACCACCGCGAAAAGCGATTTGGCGGCAGCGCAACAGGCGTTAACCACCAATCTGGCGATGGTCGATGACACGGTGGTCGACAGCCACCCGGAAATCAAAAGTGCGGTCGCCACGCTGCGCCAGCGCTACCTCGATAATGCCCGTAGCACCATTGTCGCGCCGGTGAGCGGTTTTGTTGCCAAACGTGCGGTGCAGCTTGGCATGCGGGTTGATTCCGGCACCACGTTGATGTCGATTGTGCCGCTGGATCAGGTCTGGGTGGATGCCAACTTTAAAGAGAGCCAGATGGAGACGATGCGGCTGGGGCAGAAAGTGACGCTGACCGCCGATCTCTATGGCGATAACGTTGAATACCACGGTGTGATTGAGAGCCTTGGCATTGGGACTGGCAGCGCCTTCTCGCTGTTGCCCGCGCAGAACGCCAGCGGTAACTGGATCAAAATTGTCCAGCGTCTGCCGGTGCGCATCACGCTCGATCCGCACGATATGCAGAAACACCCGCTGCGCGTGGGGTTGTCGATGTTTGCCCGCGTGGATATCCGTGATACGGATGGTCATCTGTTGCCACAGCAAACCGTTGCCGTGCCGCGCTTTACCACCGACGTGTACCAGAACGCGCTGCAAAATGCCGATCAACTGGTGGCGAAAATTCTTCATGACAACAGCCAGGCGGTAGCATCCAGCGCCCGCTAA
- a CDS encoding DHA2 family efflux MFS transporter permease subunit, whose product MQDKSAFTPPSLLLATIALSLATFMQVLDTTIANVALPTIAGNLGVSSDQGTWVITSFAVCNAIALPLTGWFTRRFGQLKLFVGSVALFTLTSFLCGFAHSMTELIIFRALQGFFAGPMFPMCQTLLLVIFPTSKRSMALALLSMVTVVAPIVGPITGGWITDNYSWPWIFYINVPIGIFAAITVWSQLRTREENTTAAPIDYIGIALLVLGVGLLQVVLDKGNDLDWFNAPEIIVMSVISAIALVSFVIWELGESHPIVNLRLFKDRNFAIGTATLTLGYAAFFAINIILPQWLQTQMGYTAIWAGLAAAPMGFLPLLLTPFIGRYAHKVDLRFLATLSFLTMGISCLLRAQFNTSVDFRTIAEVQMFMGIGVAFFFMPITTIVLSNLSGVEVAEGSGLATFFRVLGGSFASSLTTWIWSRREVYHHANLTESVTTYNPAAMDYLNKMGGVTQQHLAAVDNTIEQQAYMMSTIDYFWLLGWGFMVLMVLIWFARPPFVRSGASGAPPAAGH is encoded by the coding sequence ATGCAAGATAAGTCGGCGTTTACGCCTCCCAGCCTGCTGCTGGCGACGATTGCGCTGTCGCTGGCAACGTTTATGCAGGTGCTGGACACCACCATCGCCAACGTGGCGCTGCCGACCATCGCCGGTAACCTCGGCGTCAGTTCGGATCAGGGCACCTGGGTGATCACCTCGTTTGCGGTGTGCAACGCGATTGCGCTGCCGCTAACCGGGTGGTTCACCCGACGCTTCGGCCAGCTTAAGCTGTTTGTCGGCTCGGTGGCGCTCTTTACTCTGACCTCGTTCCTCTGTGGCTTTGCCCACAGCATGACCGAGCTGATTATTTTCCGCGCCCTGCAGGGCTTTTTCGCCGGGCCGATGTTCCCAATGTGTCAGACGCTATTGCTGGTCATTTTCCCGACCAGCAAACGCAGTATGGCGCTGGCGCTGCTGTCGATGGTGACCGTCGTGGCACCGATTGTCGGCCCGATCACCGGTGGCTGGATAACCGATAACTACTCGTGGCCGTGGATTTTTTACATCAACGTGCCGATCGGCATTTTCGCCGCTATTACCGTCTGGAGCCAGCTCCGCACGAGGGAAGAGAACACCACCGCCGCGCCGATTGATTACATTGGCATTGCGTTGCTGGTTCTCGGCGTTGGGCTGTTGCAGGTGGTGCTCGACAAAGGCAACGATCTTGACTGGTTCAACGCGCCGGAAATCATCGTCATGTCGGTTATCTCCGCGATTGCGCTGGTCTCGTTTGTGATTTGGGAGCTGGGGGAAAGCCACCCGATTGTGAACCTGCGGCTGTTTAAGGATCGTAACTTCGCCATCGGTACGGCAACGCTGACGCTTGGCTATGCGGCGTTTTTTGCCATCAACATTATTCTGCCGCAGTGGCTGCAAACCCAGATGGGCTATACCGCCATCTGGGCCGGGCTGGCCGCAGCGCCAATGGGTTTTTTACCGCTGTTGCTGACGCCATTTATCGGCCGCTATGCGCACAAAGTGGATCTGCGATTCCTCGCCACGCTGTCATTCCTGACGATGGGCATATCGTGTTTGCTTCGCGCACAGTTCAATACCAGCGTCGATTTTCGCACCATTGCCGAAGTGCAGATGTTTATGGGCATCGGCGTGGCCTTTTTCTTTATGCCAATCACCACCATTGTGCTGTCGAATTTGAGCGGCGTTGAAGTGGCGGAAGGCTCCGGGCTGGCGACCTTTTTCCGCGTGCTCGGCGGTTCCTTCGCCTCGTCGCTCACCACCTGGATTTGGTCGCGGCGTGAGGTTTATCACCATGCTAACCTCACCGAGAGTGTCACCACCTATAACCCGGCGGCAATGGACTATCTGAATAAGATGGGCGGTGTGACGCAGCAGCACCTGGCGGCCGTGGATAACACCATTGAGCAGCAGGCCTATATGATGTCAACCATCGACTATTTCTGGCTACTGGGCTGGGGGTTCATGGTGCTGATGGTGTTAATTTGGTTTGCCCGCCCGCCGTTTGTGCGTTCCGGCGCGTCTGGCGCGCCACCCGCGGCAGGGCATTAA
- a CDS encoding MFS transporter: MAPVLPGSDGRLLQHRSFVAFWLARTSSSFGFQMLSIIVGWQIYSQTQSAFWLGMIGLVQFVPSVTLALPAGHIADQFDRRRVVLIGQICEWLAIAALAWLTWQGDASVWVILLLIFIISCAKTVESPSMISMLPALVPASILPRATAANAVSGQAAQIVGPALGGFLYAAGADVVYTATAGLYLVSLLLVSTLRYEQAQPKRTPATLSSLFAGVNFIRNRPDVLGVISLDLFAVLLGGATALLPIFAHDVLHTGPLGLGLLRSAPAVGALLVGFWLSHRTLTRNVGMIMFMSVAGFGVATLVFAFSNLMWLSLLALFALGGCDMVSMVIRGSLVQLDTPDEMRGRVNAVNSIFINTSNQLGEFESGMLAAWLGAVPAAALGGIGTLLVVALWMKMFPGLRHRQRLESNAA; this comes from the coding sequence ATGGCACCCGTATTACCCGGCAGTGATGGTCGTTTATTGCAGCACCGTTCGTTTGTGGCGTTCTGGCTGGCGCGAACCAGTTCCAGCTTTGGTTTCCAGATGTTGTCCATCATTGTCGGCTGGCAGATCTATTCCCAGACGCAAAGCGCCTTCTGGCTGGGGATGATTGGTCTGGTGCAGTTTGTTCCTTCGGTTACGCTGGCGCTGCCTGCCGGGCATATCGCCGATCAGTTTGACCGGCGCCGCGTGGTGCTGATCGGGCAGATTTGCGAATGGCTGGCGATTGCGGCGCTGGCCTGGCTGACGTGGCAAGGCGACGCCAGCGTCTGGGTGATTCTGCTGCTGATTTTTATTATCTCCTGCGCCAAAACCGTCGAATCACCGTCGATGATTTCGATGCTACCGGCGCTGGTTCCGGCCTCGATTTTACCCCGCGCCACCGCCGCCAATGCGGTTTCCGGCCAGGCCGCGCAGATTGTCGGCCCGGCGCTGGGCGGCTTTCTCTATGCGGCAGGCGCGGATGTGGTGTATACCGCCACGGCGGGGCTATATCTGGTGTCGCTTCTTTTGGTGAGCACGCTGCGCTATGAACAGGCGCAGCCGAAACGTACCCCGGCCACGCTTTCATCGCTGTTCGCCGGGGTGAATTTTATCCGCAACCGCCCGGATGTGCTGGGCGTGATCTCCCTCGATCTGTTTGCCGTGTTATTGGGCGGGGCGACGGCGCTGCTGCCCATTTTCGCTCACGATGTCCTGCATACCGGGCCGCTGGGGCTGGGTTTGCTGCGCAGTGCGCCTGCGGTCGGGGCGCTGCTGGTGGGCTTCTGGCTCAGCCACCGAACGCTTACGCGCAACGTCGGCATGATCATGTTTATGAGCGTCGCCGGGTTTGGCGTGGCGACGCTGGTGTTTGCGTTTTCAAACCTGATGTGGCTGTCGCTGCTGGCGCTGTTCGCCCTCGGCGGCTGCGATATGGTGAGTATGGTGATCCGCGGTTCGCTGGTGCAACTGGATACCCCGGATGAGATGCGCGGGCGGGTCAATGCGGTTAACTCGATCTTTATCAACACCTCGAACCAGCTTGGCGAATTTGAATCCGGGATGCTCGCCGCGTGGCTCGGCGCTGTGCCCGCTGCGGCGTTGGGCGGTATCGGCACGCTGTTGGTGGTGGCGCTATGGATGAAGATGTTCCCCGGCCTGCGGCATCGTCAGCGGCTGGAGAGCAACGCAGCGTAG
- a CDS encoding alpha/beta fold hydrolase, with protein MPSGMKKCLPLMLLAALYTGYASADDTPSYGAQLEGFAYPYPKQTFAFTSQGENLQMGYMDVAPVGKSNGRAVVLLHGKNFCGATWESTIAALSQQGYRVIAPDQVGFCTSSKPAHYQYTFQQLADNTHALLQRLGISRAVIVGHSTGGMLATRYALMYPQAVEQLVLVNPIGLEDWKALGVPYRTVDQWYQRELKLSAASIREYELKTYYVGRWKAEYERWVTMLAGLNKGPGHERVAWNSALIYDMIFTQPVFYEFKDLQTPTTLMIGTADTTAIGSDIAPPAVKAKLGHYAQLGKAAAKAIPGAKLIEFAGLGHAPQMEEPTRFNQALLKALRQ; from the coding sequence ATGCCATCTGGAATGAAAAAATGTTTGCCGCTGATGCTGCTCGCGGCGCTGTATACCGGGTATGCCAGCGCGGACGACACGCCGTCGTACGGCGCGCAACTGGAAGGTTTTGCCTATCCGTATCCTAAGCAAACGTTCGCTTTTACCTCACAGGGCGAGAACCTGCAAATGGGCTATATGGATGTTGCGCCGGTCGGCAAAAGCAACGGCAGGGCGGTGGTGCTGCTGCATGGCAAAAATTTCTGCGGCGCTACCTGGGAGAGCACGATTGCGGCGTTGAGCCAGCAGGGTTACCGGGTTATCGCGCCGGATCAGGTCGGTTTTTGCACCTCCAGCAAACCCGCGCATTATCAGTACACTTTTCAGCAATTAGCCGACAATACCCACGCTTTACTGCAAAGACTGGGTATTTCCCGTGCGGTGATCGTTGGCCATTCTACCGGGGGAATGCTGGCGACGCGCTATGCGCTGATGTATCCGCAAGCCGTTGAACAACTGGTGCTGGTGAACCCGATCGGTCTGGAAGACTGGAAAGCGCTCGGCGTGCCGTATCGCACGGTGGACCAATGGTACCAGCGGGAGCTGAAACTCTCGGCGGCGAGTATCCGCGAATATGAACTGAAAACTTACTACGTCGGGCGCTGGAAAGCGGAATACGAGCGCTGGGTAACGATGCTGGCAGGGCTGAATAAAGGGCCGGGGCATGAGCGGGTGGCATGGAACTCGGCGCTGATCTACGACATGATCTTTACCCAGCCGGTGTTCTACGAGTTTAAGGATTTGCAAACGCCAACCACGTTAATGATCGGCACGGCGGATACCACGGCAATAGGCAGCGACATTGCGCCACCGGCGGTGAAAGCGAAGCTGGGCCACTATGCACAGCTGGGTAAAGCAGCGGCGAAAGCGATTCCTGGCGCGAAGCTGATTGAGTTTGCCGGGCTGGGCCACGCGCCGCAGATGGAAGAACCGACGCGTTTTAATCAGGCGTTGCTGAAAGCCCTTCGCCAGTAG